One Ranitomeya imitator isolate aRanImi1 chromosome 1, aRanImi1.pri, whole genome shotgun sequence DNA window includes the following coding sequences:
- the GPHB5 gene encoding glycoprotein hormone beta-5, whose translation MDSHSVTLISLNLLILSGCWNTHAVSNISLRTFIGCAVREFTFLANKPGCKGLRVTTDACWGRCETWEKPILDPPLIDAYHRVCTYNETRLVTVKLPNCIPNVDPFFTYPVAIRCDCGVCSTATTECETL comes from the exons ATGGACTCCCACAGCGTGACCCTGATTTCCTTGAATCTTCTGATATTAAGTGGCTGCTGGAACACGCACGCCGTCTCCAACATCAGCCTGAGAACCTTCATCGGCTGCGCTGTGCGAGAATTCACCTTTTTGGCAAATAAACccggatgtaagggtttacgtgtcaCCACTGATGCCTGCTGGGGGCGCTGTGAGACTTGGGAG AAGCCTATCCTTGACCCTCCGCTCATAGACGCTTACCACAGAGTCTGCACCTACAATGAGACCAGGCTGGTCACAGTGAAATTACCCAACTGCATCCCCAATGTGGACCCCTTCTTCACATACCCCGTGGCCATCAGATGTGACTGCGGCGTCTGCTCCACTGCGACTACAGAGTGTGAGACCCTGTGA